Proteins found in one Nostoc sp. NIES-3756 genomic segment:
- a CDS encoding ABC-F family ATP-binding cassette domain-containing protein: protein MSIITLQSVKKDFGIKEILKDASFSLDATDKVGLIGTNGSGKSTLLKMIAGLEPVDSGQIITNSGSKIIYLPQQPDLDENHTVLEQIFADSGEQMSLVREYEELSDKLAHYPEDSQLMSRLSAVMQRMDSTGAWELETNAKIILSKLGITDFDATIGSLSGGYRKRIALATALLSEPDVLLMDEPTNHLDALSVEWLQSYLNRFRGALFLITHDRYFLDKVTNRIIEIDRGDIYSYSGNYSYYLEKKALAEESAVSTQRKHQGVLRRELEWLKRGPKARSTKQKARIQRVHAMRETQFKQAQGKVDISTVGRRIGKKVIDITNISKAYDGRTLIKDFTYEFSPEDRIGIIGGNGAGKSTLMNIITGRVPPDSGNVDIGSTIHIGYFDQHSEELLSALDENQRVIDYIKEEGEFVQITDGTKITASQMLERFLFPGNQQYAPIHKLSGGEKRRLFLLRILISAPNVLILDEPTNDLDVQTLAVLEDYLEDFNGCVIVVSHDRYFLDRTVDTIFALEEGGNLRQYPGNYSVYLDYKKAEESQQTTANTKEKTKNSPETKVTSQTKDVEPKKRRRLSNWEKREFDQLEGKIAGLESDKAQAEQSLANVPPGNYTQVQKLYDQIEALKQAIDAATERWLELAQIESSENG, encoded by the coding sequence ATGAGCATCATCACCCTACAATCAGTAAAAAAAGACTTTGGAATTAAAGAAATTTTAAAAGATGCTAGCTTTAGCTTAGATGCTACCGATAAAGTTGGCTTAATAGGTACAAACGGTTCTGGCAAATCAACCTTATTAAAAATGATAGCCGGACTAGAACCAGTTGATAGCGGACAAATTATCACCAACTCTGGTTCCAAAATCATCTACCTTCCCCAACAACCAGACTTAGATGAAAACCACACAGTTTTAGAACAGATTTTCGCAGACAGTGGCGAACAAATGTCTTTAGTACGTGAGTATGAAGAACTATCTGATAAACTCGCTCACTACCCAGAAGACAGTCAGTTAATGTCTCGCCTTTCTGCTGTCATGCAACGCATGGACTCAACTGGCGCTTGGGAGTTAGAAACCAACGCTAAAATCATCCTCAGCAAATTAGGAATTACCGATTTTGACGCAACCATTGGTAGTTTATCTGGTGGCTATCGTAAACGCATCGCTTTAGCAACAGCTTTGCTTTCCGAACCAGATGTTTTACTCATGGATGAGCCAACAAACCATCTTGATGCTTTGTCTGTAGAATGGTTACAAAGCTATCTTAACCGTTTTCGTGGTGCATTATTCCTCATCACCCACGATCGCTACTTCTTAGATAAAGTCACCAACCGCATCATCGAAATCGACAGAGGCGACATCTACAGCTACTCCGGTAACTACTCATATTACCTGGAAAAGAAAGCCCTAGCCGAAGAATCAGCCGTTAGCACCCAACGCAAACATCAGGGAGTATTGCGGCGAGAATTAGAATGGCTCAAACGCGGCCCCAAAGCCAGAAGTACCAAACAAAAAGCCCGTATTCAGCGCGTCCACGCCATGCGCGAAACCCAGTTTAAACAAGCTCAGGGTAAAGTAGATATTTCCACAGTTGGCCGCCGCATTGGTAAGAAAGTTATTGACATAACTAACATTTCCAAAGCCTACGATGGACGCACCTTAATTAAAGATTTTACCTACGAATTTAGTCCAGAAGACCGCATCGGCATCATTGGCGGGAATGGCGCAGGTAAGTCAACCTTAATGAACATCATAACTGGGCGTGTACCCCCCGATTCTGGTAATGTAGACATTGGTTCCACCATTCATATCGGTTATTTCGACCAACATTCAGAGGAATTACTCTCTGCTTTAGATGAAAATCAGCGCGTGATTGACTACATTAAAGAAGAGGGGGAATTTGTGCAAATAACCGATGGCACAAAAATTACTGCTTCCCAAATGTTAGAAAGGTTTCTTTTTCCAGGAAATCAGCAGTACGCACCAATTCATAAATTATCAGGTGGTGAAAAACGTCGCCTCTTCCTCCTGCGTATCCTCATTAGCGCACCCAACGTCTTGATTCTGGACGAACCGACAAACGATTTAGACGTGCAAACACTAGCAGTATTAGAAGATTACTTAGAAGACTTTAACGGTTGTGTTATTGTAGTATCTCACGATCGCTACTTTTTAGACCGCACAGTTGACACAATATTTGCCTTAGAAGAGGGTGGCAACCTGCGACAATATCCGGGTAATTACTCAGTCTACCTAGATTACAAAAAAGCCGAAGAATCTCAACAAACAACAGCCAACACTAAAGAAAAGACAAAAAATTCCCCAGAAACAAAAGTTACATCGCAAACTAAAGATGTAGAACCCAAAAAACGCCGTAGACTTTCCAACTGGGAAAAGCGGGAATTTGACCAGCTAGAAGGTAAAATTGCTGGGTTAGAGTCAGATAAAGCCCAAGCCGAGCAATCACTAGCTAATGTCCCTCCCGGTAATTATACCCAAGTACAAAAACTCTACGACCAAATAGAAGCGCTAAAGCAAGCAATTGATGCAGCCACAGAGCGCTGGTTGGAATTAGCCCAGATAGAGTCTTCCGAGAATGGGTGA
- a CDS encoding DUF1824 family protein, giving the protein MTIPNHPNLTIADAKKVLNKFNCLDIAPILKPSEKESVRRALIFITKLSDYQILGICADTAAEGLLAMRTYSHALGYEVPIDLPLVEGPVYIKLNGKNGLCYLDSYAGHHRGVLVSCQSYYEGGINEMYGHLPLDLFV; this is encoded by the coding sequence ATGACAATTCCCAATCATCCTAATCTTACCATCGCCGACGCAAAAAAAGTCCTCAACAAATTTAACTGCTTAGATATTGCCCCAATTCTTAAGCCATCAGAAAAAGAATCTGTGCGTCGCGCTTTAATTTTCATCACCAAACTTTCCGACTATCAAATACTCGGAATTTGCGCCGACACAGCCGCAGAAGGACTACTTGCCATGAGAACTTATTCTCATGCTTTAGGCTATGAAGTTCCCATTGATTTACCCTTAGTTGAAGGCCCAGTTTACATCAAATTAAACGGCAAAAACGGCTTGTGTTACCTCGATTCATACGCCGGACATCATCGAGGTGTTCTAGTATCATGCCAATCATATTACGAAGGAGGAATCAACGAAATGTATGGACACCTACCCCTCGATTTATTCGTTTAA
- a CDS encoding prohibitin family protein, whose protein sequence is MTKDNWQTTALGILVAILVIVGLNSFIIINPGQAGVLSILGKARDGALMEGIHLKPPFISVIDVYDLTVQKFEVPAESSTKDLQNLSARFAINFRLDPIQVVDVRRKQGTLENIVSKIIAPQTQEAFKIAAARRTVEEAITKRSELKEDFDNALGDRLDKYGIIVLDTSVVDLTFSPEFARAVEEKQIAEQRAQRAVYVAREAEQEAQAEINRAKGKAEAQRLLAETLKAQGGQLVLQKEAIEAWKTGGAQMPRVLVMGGESPNTVPFIFNLGNTQN, encoded by the coding sequence ATGACTAAAGACAATTGGCAAACTACTGCGTTAGGAATTTTAGTGGCAATTTTAGTGATTGTTGGGTTAAATTCCTTTATTATTATCAACCCAGGACAAGCGGGGGTGCTGAGTATCTTAGGTAAGGCTAGGGATGGTGCTTTAATGGAGGGTATTCACTTGAAACCGCCTTTCATCTCGGTAATTGATGTGTATGATTTAACTGTACAAAAGTTTGAAGTGCCAGCAGAAAGTTCTACTAAGGACTTGCAAAATTTGTCTGCTAGATTTGCCATTAACTTTCGTCTTGATCCCATTCAGGTAGTTGATGTGAGAAGAAAGCAAGGAACCTTAGAGAATATTGTCTCAAAAATTATCGCGCCCCAGACGCAAGAAGCATTTAAAATTGCTGCTGCGAGAAGAACAGTAGAAGAAGCAATTACTAAACGTAGTGAATTAAAGGAAGACTTCGATAATGCGTTAGGCGATCGCTTAGATAAATATGGAATCATAGTATTAGATACTAGCGTCGTTGACTTGACTTTCTCGCCTGAATTTGCTAGAGCCGTAGAAGAAAAACAAATCGCCGAACAACGCGCCCAAAGAGCCGTTTATGTAGCGCGAGAAGCTGAACAAGAAGCCCAAGCAGAAATTAATCGAGCCAAAGGGAAAGCAGAAGCTCAAAGACTTTTAGCAGAAACGCTCAAAGCCCAAGGAGGGCAATTAGTGCTGCAAAAAGAAGCCATAGAAGCGTGGAAAACTGGAGGCGCTCAAATGCCAAGAGTGCTGGTGATGGGTGGAGAATCTCCAAATACTGTCCCCTTCATTTTCAACCTGGGAAACACCCAAAATTAA